In the Candidatus Bathyarchaeia archaeon genome, GGGGAATAGTAATGCTGGTGCTAGGCATAATCTGCGCTGGCGGAGCCAAATTTGTTTCGAATGTCCCAACAGCAATCTTGATGATACTGATAGGTGTGGCTGCATCTCTACTGGGTGCATGGTTTACCGCTTGGCTAATCATAATTGGAGGAATATTTGGTCTTCTATCAAAGCTGTAACACCAGCACCAAAATATCCTTCATTTCTTCACATTTTTAAAAATTGAAGCTCGCCTTGTGTAGTTTAATCGTTATTCACGCGTGCTTTGTAAACGTAACCAAAATGAACTCCCTGATTACGAAACCAATTTTTTCGGTTTGAAATTCAGCTGCATACGTTTCTATAGAGAATTTGCCTGTTGCATGGGCAAGCCTTATTAGTTCTTGTGAAAGCAACTACCTAGTCTTCACTGGGGATAAATACACATATTACGTGAAGAGATGATGGGACTTGAAAATAAAACTAAACACAAATTTAGCAAGACTTAACCCTAAGTCCGAAAAAAGATCCCGCAATCCACAAAATATTCGGGGGCAAGGTCACCGTGAGTAACCGACTTGTTGAAAACATCCGCATCATCGAAGAAGCGGAACGTCAAGGCAAACGTTTCTGCCCCCAATGCGGAAACAAAATGAAAACCTGCTGCGACGTCCACCGACAACTCAACATAATGGGACATACACCAAACGGCATCCACGAAGCCCCAGAGGAATGGGTCTGCTTCAACTGTGGCCTCAGAGAATACCGAGAGCTGGCAATGAGGGCCATTTGCGGCCGCGCGGGCACATTGTAAGGTTTCTCACATTCTTTTCTTTCTACTCAAGGAAAAACGAATTTTTAGGCAGGCAAAACATTGTCGTAAGCCTACAACAAAGACTTATTTTCTTAATCAACTTCATCTTACAAAGTTGTTCTGTTAGAAAATTAGGTTAAAACACGATTACAGGCACGAATTGATTGAAACTGGAATCGGCGTCCTTGATTGCCTAATTTTCTTCAGCCATCAAGCATAGTTATGGAGGTATGTGAATGTTTAGACCAGGACCGCTTGGTCGTGGAGGCGCCAGACGCAGAACCAGGAGAAGATGGCGAAGACGCACCGCCCTACTTATGATGACAACAAGCCAGAAACAGCAAATCCAGCAGCAGACAGGAAAAAACCCTGAAACCATGACCGAAGATGAACTTAACGCCGCCATGACAAAAACTGGAATTCAACCTGTAGATGCTACAGACCAGCAAATTGCGGATATAGAAAAATTTGCGGACCTTAAAGAAAAAGGTGTCTTGTCTGAGAAAGAGTTTGAGGAAAAGAAAGCGCAAATTTTAGGCATAGCTCCCCCAAAACACAAGATACTATGAAATAACGTGCACAACCCGATTTTGAGGGTACCAAAAAACAGGAAGAGAAGCGCTGGCTTTCTTCCCACAAAAAGGATGGTTCAGGTGAGGAAATTGGGGATTTTAGTTTGGAAGCGGCTACACTACTGTGTGGGGTGTTTTTAGATGGTCAAGCAGGGATGAAACGTCTTTGATTTCTTCTTTTAGCATTATGTCTTCGCCCATTTGGCCGATGAGGTTTGCGGGTAGAGGCACTACGGATTTGGTCATGAAGCCCCCTTTGGCGCCGTAGAGTTTTGCGACTTCATCTTCAAGTTTTACGTCCACTGACTTTAAACCCCAAGTGGTTTCGTCTAATTCCACGTCTTCAACTTTGCCGATGAGCATTCCGCGTTTGGCAAAAACCTTTTTTCCTTTTAGCTCATTTACTTTCACCATAATTATCACTACAAAAAAATATTTGTGAATTAATAAAAACATTTGTAGTAGTATTTTGACTACAATAATTTTTTGTTAATTAAGCTTCATAAAGAGCAGTTAAAAGAGAATAGTCAACACTTAAAAAATGAATAATCGCAAACAACAAGCAGACTAAACATTAATCCAAGAAGAAAAAGCAGAATCATTTACGACACTACAGGCCATCAAATCAGAGGGTAAATGGGGGTTCCGCATCAAGCGCCGACAAAAGCTTTTGGGCAACCTGCTCTTGACTCTCGGAGCCAGTAATTGCAAGCCAGCAGCTACCTTCAGCACCGCACACACCACCAGCCGCGATAACCTCAGCAGTAACACCCGTCAAAAGCGCTAAGGCATCAAGCTCCGTGAAAACCTTCCCCGGCAAAGGCAAAAAACGATGACCAGTGGCACCCGGCGCATTCAATTTCTCCGCCAACCCAAACAAGTCGCAGGGCACGCGTTTCTCCAAACCTACAGGAATAATCAGACCGACCCTGCGTCCTGCAACCACCTGCAAAATGGTGCCCGCGGTTCCCGCCTGCGGATGCCCGATGAGCACGGCAGCTTGCTTCTTCTGCAGGTCTACTGCGTTGGCGCCTTTCAAGATGACATCGCCTTCCTTAAGGTCCGCTGCTACATCATTGAGTTCTTTGCCTTTTTGCCAGACACCCTTGGATATTACGACATCTCCAGGAAACTGGCTGTCATCACTTAGACGTCCTTTAGAGGTTGTGGCTTGGTTTGGCGGTAAAGTGATGCCGCGGAAGAAACGTTTGCGGGAAAACTCTTCAGAAACGCCAAGGCTGCTTAAGAGTTCTTCTGCTATGTAGCCGTTTGTGGTTCCCGCCACAACAACGATTGTTCCCTGTTTGAGGGCTGCTTTTACGTCTGGGTGTTGGGCGATTGCTTTGGCGATTAGTCGTTTTCCAGCGGAGGGTGTGACAACAAACTGTTTCATACACATGACCCAGTTGTGATTATTGGTTGTTTATGTTAATAAACTGTGAAGACCCCCACGCAGAGCTTAAAATTGTGTGTGGCGCGGGGTGGGGGATTTGAACCCCCGTGGCCTTGCGACCACAGACTTAGCAGGCCTGCCCCATACCAGGCTTGGGGAACCCCGCACGCCAAAGCTGACGCTACTCAATAGTCCACGACATTAATTATTATTTTGGTTTTGGATCAAAAAAAGTCCGCTAAACGGACTTATGTGCGGCTTGCCGCTTAACCAAAACCACCAAGAAAACAATGATTGCCCCAAGGCTGCTTAGCAGCGTGAAAGCGATGTTTACGTAGTTATACGAGTAAGTTGCACGCACATCCAAAGGGGAACCCAACAGTAAACAAACACTACTATTGCCGCTTTCCACTGCCCCACTCCAGCTCCCAAACACATAGAAAAAGGAAGCCGAAGTTGCCGTTAGCGTAATATTGGTTCCATAAGGAGCATAAACCGTTTGAGAAGAACCATGAAGAAGTTCACCTGAAACGTTCGCGTAAGCGTAGGAAACAGAAAGCTGCTCGGATGCTTCAACCGTTAACCCCGCAAGAAAAGTCGCGGTTTGATTAATCGCCCCGCCAACCGTTATCGATTGAACCTCACTTGCCCCAGAGTACGCGCCTGCACCTGACCCTGACCAATTTTCAAATTGCCACCCAGAATTTGGAGAAGCCACGAGTTGCAAAGAAACGCTCTCATCATACCAGCCGCTGTCTGGCTGTGTCTCTCCGCCGATGGGTGGAGTTGCCTGGTTTGTTACAAAAAACTGGT is a window encoding:
- a CDS encoding SHOCT domain-containing protein produces the protein MFRPGPLGRGGARRRTRRRWRRRTALLMMTTSQKQQIQQQTGKNPETMTEDELNAAMTKTGIQPVDATDQQIADIEKFADLKEKGVLSEKEFEEKKAQILGIAPPKHKIL
- a CDS encoding PRC-barrel domain-containing protein; this translates as MVKVNELKGKKVFAKRGMLIGKVEDVELDETTWGLKSVDVKLEDEVAKLYGAKGGFMTKSVVPLPANLIGQMGEDIMLKEEIKDVSSLLDHLKTPHTVV